A stretch of Lathyrus oleraceus cultivar Zhongwan6 chromosome 6, CAAS_Psat_ZW6_1.0, whole genome shotgun sequence DNA encodes these proteins:
- the LOC127093334 gene encoding protein GLUTAMINE DUMPER 5, with protein sequence MRSIPPTMLNTHPNTSSLWHTPIPYLFGGLAAIMGLIALALLALTCSYCRNNSQDDDDLDNKESDPQTKEPIKVYEEKILVIMAGNKKPTFLATPTLLYIIDKENDNLVLVQENEGSCSSQHRQ encoded by the coding sequence ATGAGGAGCATACCCCCCACAATGCTAAACACACACCCCAACACAAGTTCTCTATGGCACACTCCAATCCCATATCTCTTTGGAGGACTAGCTGCCATTATGGGTCTCATAGCATTGGCATTGTTGGCACTAACTTGCTCTTATTGTAGGAACAACAGCCAAGATGATGATGACTTGGACAACAAAGAAAGTGACCCTCAAACTAAAGAACCCATCAAGGTCTACGAAGAGAAAATCCTAGTCATTATGGCTGGGAATAAGAAACCAACATTCTTGGCTACTCCTACACTTTTGTACATCATTGACAAAGAAAATGACAACCTTGTACTTGTTCAAGAAAATGAAGGTTCTTGCTCTTCACAACATAGGCAGTGA